GCGGCAGGGATCGCTGTTCTACCGGGGGTAAGCGCTCTGCTTATCCCCTTTTTTATTGCCGCAGGTGATGCACTTTTTCCATAAACCGACTGACCCGCGCCTGATCGACAAAGTTGGCAAACACGCCGTCCTTTTTAAAGGTGGTGGCCGTTACGCAACCGTCGGCAATGCTCAACTGTTCCTCCACGTTCTCCAGACACACGCCGGTATTTGCCAGCACCACGGTATCAGGCACGGTTTCTTTGACCCGCTTCAGCAGGGCGCTGTCGGTGCGCGCACCCGCCGTCAGGCCAGAGACGCAGAGGGCATCCGGATGGTTGTTAAAGACGGTGGATTTGGCAATGGAACAAATATCGCGATTGCCCAGATACACCGCCGCTTCAGGCACAATATTAAACAGGGTTTTGACCTCACCCGCGCCGATACGGTGCTGATGGCGAATGGTCTCGCCGACGTTGGTATCCCAGACGCCGAAGTCGCTGGCATAGGCACCGGTAAAAATCTCGCGAATGAATT
The DNA window shown above is from Citrobacter farmeri and carries:
- the sgcQ gene encoding BtpA family protein SgcQ gives rise to the protein MSWLKEVIGTEKAVIAMCHLRALPGDPSFDAQKGMNWVIDRARDDLLALQNGGVDAVMFSNEFSLPYLTKVRPETTAAMARVIGQLMSEIRIPFGVNVLWDPVASFDLAMATGAKFIREIFTGAYASDFGVWDTNVGETIRHQHRIGAGEVKTLFNIVPEAAVYLGNRDICSIAKSTVFNNHPDALCVSGLTAGARTDSALLKRVKETVPDTVVLANTGVCLENVEEQLSIADGCVTATTFKKDGVFANFVDQARVSRFMEKVHHLRQ